One Chiloscyllium plagiosum isolate BGI_BamShark_2017 chromosome 14, ASM401019v2, whole genome shotgun sequence genomic region harbors:
- the LOC122556466 gene encoding uncharacterized protein LOC122556466 isoform X1 codes for MLQGERMQTVEAAARSIEEPAFANTDCNCQRLCTVSEQLESSASSRWSVYLDQTPIIDASDEEGKEEDIVYTDRQQSQASVKNANRNRSKRKRGLCTSKQLYGNRTENNETKSSQTTMDHYLKCMNSTPTEGGSRCQEIRNTGRNNVSESNPVTSLSDKSQHDTITYPTKQQVLQASRWDRFLPHSTADDGEFFNQGTNKAEGYLTCTGSPCTDQLSMHFVIEDHKTDVDGFSDLRANCNGCPSSPQITGRVTEGTVTRSLTSLECVEEDMTMLSLPELTSDVHRLSNIAGRAVPAVHDPFPASMHDAPGVSRTLKSGHSLPPQSLPVHQLSVYENPSTAFGFQDKQPSCFLSLFQTEEDFDDV; via the exons ATGCTGCAGGGAGAAAGGATGCAGACAGTGGAAGCAGCTGCTCG CTCCATTGAGGAACCAGCATTTGCAAACACTGACTGTAACTGCCAAAGACTTTGTACAGTGAGTGAACAG TTGGAGAGCTCAGCCAGCAGCCGCTGGAGTGTTTATTTGGACCAGACTCCCATTATTGACGCATCAGATGAAGAAGGAAAAGAGGAAGACATTGTATACACAGATCGCCAGCAGTCCCAGGCAAGTGTGAAGAATGCCAACAGGAATAGAAG CAAACGTAAAAGGGGATTATGTACCTCAAAGCAGCTGTATGGAAACCGTACTGAGAACAATGAAACAAAGTCCTCTCAAACAACCATGGATCATTATTTG AAATGCATGAACTCTACACCAACTGAAGGAGGAAGCAGGTGTCAAGAGATTAGGAATACAGGAAGGAACAATGTTTCTGAATCCAATCCAGTGACCTCACTGAGTGATAAGAGCCAGCATGACACAATCACTTACCCAACTAAGCAACAGGTTTTGCAGGCCTCTAGGTGGGATAGATTCCTGCCACATAGTACTGCAGATGATGGTGAATTCTTCAATCAAGGCACTAATAAGGCTGAGGGATATCTAACCTGCACGGGTTCTCCCTGCACTGACCAGCTCTCAATGCATTTTGTTATTGAAGATCACAAAACAGATGTGGATGGTTTTAGTGACTTGAGGGCAAATTGTAATGGCTGCCCAAGTTCACCACAAATCACTGGAAGAGTTACAGAAGGAACTGTGACTCGATCACTCACTTCTCTGGAATGTGTTGAAGAAGACATGACTATGCTGAGTTTGCCTGAACTTACCAGTGATGTGCATAGACTCAGCAACATTGCAGGCAGAGCTGTACCAGCAGTGCACGACCCTTTCCCGGCATCCATGCATGATGCCCCTGGAGTTTCAAGAACTCTAAAGTCAGGGCATTCTTTGCCCCCTCAATCTCTACCAGTACATCAACTTTCAGTTTATGAGAATCCCAGTACAGCTTTTGGATTCCAGGATAAGCAACCGAGCTGCTTTCTGTCCCTCTTTCAGACAGAGGAGGATTTTGATGATGTGTGA
- the LOC122556466 gene encoding uncharacterized protein LOC122556466 isoform X2 — translation MKKEKRKTLYTQIASSPSKRKRGLCTSKQLYGNRTENNETKSSQTTMDHYLKCMNSTPTEGGSRCQEIRNTGRNNVSESNPVTSLSDKSQHDTITYPTKQQVLQASRWDRFLPHSTADDGEFFNQGTNKAEGYLTCTGSPCTDQLSMHFVIEDHKTDVDGFSDLRANCNGCPSSPQITGRVTEGTVTRSLTSLECVEEDMTMLSLPELTSDVHRLSNIAGRAVPAVHDPFPASMHDAPGVSRTLKSGHSLPPQSLPVHQLSVYENPSTAFGFQDKQPSCFLSLFQTEEDFDDV, via the exons ATGAAGAAGGAAAAGAGGAAGACATTGTATACACAGATCGCCAGCAGTCCCAG CAAACGTAAAAGGGGATTATGTACCTCAAAGCAGCTGTATGGAAACCGTACTGAGAACAATGAAACAAAGTCCTCTCAAACAACCATGGATCATTATTTG AAATGCATGAACTCTACACCAACTGAAGGAGGAAGCAGGTGTCAAGAGATTAGGAATACAGGAAGGAACAATGTTTCTGAATCCAATCCAGTGACCTCACTGAGTGATAAGAGCCAGCATGACACAATCACTTACCCAACTAAGCAACAGGTTTTGCAGGCCTCTAGGTGGGATAGATTCCTGCCACATAGTACTGCAGATGATGGTGAATTCTTCAATCAAGGCACTAATAAGGCTGAGGGATATCTAACCTGCACGGGTTCTCCCTGCACTGACCAGCTCTCAATGCATTTTGTTATTGAAGATCACAAAACAGATGTGGATGGTTTTAGTGACTTGAGGGCAAATTGTAATGGCTGCCCAAGTTCACCACAAATCACTGGAAGAGTTACAGAAGGAACTGTGACTCGATCACTCACTTCTCTGGAATGTGTTGAAGAAGACATGACTATGCTGAGTTTGCCTGAACTTACCAGTGATGTGCATAGACTCAGCAACATTGCAGGCAGAGCTGTACCAGCAGTGCACGACCCTTTCCCGGCATCCATGCATGATGCCCCTGGAGTTTCAAGAACTCTAAAGTCAGGGCATTCTTTGCCCCCTCAATCTCTACCAGTACATCAACTTTCAGTTTATGAGAATCCCAGTACAGCTTTTGGATTCCAGGATAAGCAACCGAGCTGCTTTCTGTCCCTCTTTCAGACAGAGGAGGATTTTGATGATGTGTGA